From the Rhodothalassiaceae bacterium genome, one window contains:
- the hisC2 gene encoding histidinol-phosphate aminotransferase 2 yields MPTDSPQPKPWVAALAPYEPGKSESPGAKRLIKLSSNESILGPSPRAIAAFEAAGARLRRYPEPTSAIIRRALAERFRLDPDWIICGAGSDEILHLAVQAYAGPGDRVLHARYGFMMYPISARAVGAEPVAVPNRDWAGDVEGLLAAVDERTRVVFLDNPNNPTGACLPRERVWELAERLPRHVLLVYDAAYAECVTMPDYEDGIALAKAFPHVLATRTFSKAYALAALRVGWAVGRPELLDPIHRIRPPFNVNQPAQEAAVAALADEAHLKRNVELTVAGRRQLAQGLSRLGLEVVPSETNFVLARFPDEPGRDAEAANRFLFKEGIIVRWLPGQGLKDCLRITVGTEEENAAVIAALEAFLATAPAA; encoded by the coding sequence ATGCCGACCGATTCACCGCAGCCCAAACCCTGGGTCGCCGCGCTCGCCCCCTACGAGCCGGGCAAGTCCGAAAGCCCGGGAGCGAAGCGGCTCATCAAGCTGTCGTCGAACGAATCGATCCTGGGGCCGAGTCCGCGGGCGATCGCGGCCTTCGAGGCGGCCGGCGCGCGGCTCAGGCGCTATCCCGAGCCCACCTCCGCGATCATCCGCCGGGCGCTGGCGGAGCGCTTCCGACTGGACCCCGACTGGATCATCTGCGGCGCGGGCTCGGACGAGATCCTGCATCTCGCCGTCCAGGCCTACGCCGGCCCGGGGGACAGGGTGCTGCACGCGCGCTACGGCTTCATGATGTACCCGATCAGCGCGCGGGCCGTGGGCGCGGAGCCCGTCGCCGTCCCCAACCGCGACTGGGCGGGGGATGTGGAGGGGCTGCTCGCGGCCGTCGACGAGCGCACCCGCGTCGTCTTCCTCGACAATCCGAACAACCCGACGGGGGCCTGTCTGCCGCGCGAGAGGGTCTGGGAGCTGGCCGAGCGCCTGCCGCGGCACGTGCTGCTCGTCTATGACGCGGCCTATGCCGAATGCGTGACGATGCCCGACTACGAGGACGGCATCGCCCTGGCGAAGGCCTTCCCCCATGTGCTCGCCACCCGCACCTTCTCCAAGGCCTATGCGCTGGCGGCGCTTCGCGTCGGCTGGGCGGTGGGGCGGCCGGAGCTGCTCGATCCCATCCACCGCATCCGCCCGCCCTTCAACGTCAACCAGCCGGCCCAGGAGGCGGCGGTCGCCGCGCTCGCCGACGAGGCGCATCTGAAGCGCAACGTGGAGCTGACGGTCGCGGGACGCCGGCAGCTGGCGCAGGGCCTCTCCAGGCTCGGGCTCGAGGTGGTGCCCAGCGAGACCAACTTCGTGCTCGCCCGCTTTCCGGACGAGCCCGGCCGCGATGCCGAGGCGGCGAACCGGTTCCTGTTCAAGGAGGGCATCATCGTGCGCTGGCTGCCCGGCCAGGGGCTGAAGGACTGCCTGCGCATCACCGTCGGCACCGAGGAGGAGAACGCCGCGGTGATCGCCGCGCTCGAGGCCTTCCTGGCGACGGCGCCGGCGGCCTGA
- the metX gene encoding homoserine O-acetyltransferase, which translates to MTRPPPTSPQASSGSALWRAPGPFRLESGRELPGLALAYRTWGRLDPDAANAVLVFHALTGDQHVAGTHPLTGEPGWWDFVVGPGRIIDTDRLFVIAANTLGGVMGSTGPAAIDPATGRPWGPDFPQVTIRDMVRAQLGLLDALGVRQVRLAVGGSMGGMAALTLLQEAPERVEAVAAFAVGARHHAQQIALHALQRRAIMQDPAWHGGRYREHGTHPDAGLALARMLAHLSYRSPEELERRFGARIRERLDDRIATPPLYEVESYLAHHGDKLVRRFDANSYLLITEAMDRYDLGAGHDSLAGALAGARAKRIFLASFTSDWLYPKAEIDELEAALAAAGAAVTRVHADTLEGHDSFLLPRAQWMEPFAAFVGTLCQT; encoded by the coding sequence ATGACCCGCCCGCCCCCGACATCGCCGCAGGCCTCTTCCGGCTCCGCCCTCTGGCGCGCGCCGGGACCCTTCCGGCTCGAATCGGGCCGCGAGCTGCCCGGGCTCGCGCTCGCCTATCGCACCTGGGGCCGGCTCGATCCGGACGCGGCTAACGCGGTCCTCGTGTTCCACGCGCTCACGGGCGACCAGCATGTCGCGGGCACGCATCCCCTCACCGGCGAGCCCGGCTGGTGGGATTTCGTCGTGGGTCCGGGGCGGATCATCGACACCGACCGCCTCTTCGTCATCGCCGCCAACACGCTGGGCGGGGTGATGGGCAGCACCGGGCCCGCCGCCATCGATCCCGCGACGGGCCGGCCCTGGGGCCCCGACTTCCCGCAGGTGACGATCCGCGACATGGTCCGCGCCCAGCTCGGGCTTCTCGATGCGCTCGGCGTGCGCCAGGTGAGGCTTGCGGTCGGCGGGTCCATGGGCGGGATGGCGGCGCTCACCCTGCTCCAGGAGGCGCCCGAGCGCGTCGAGGCGGTCGCGGCCTTCGCGGTCGGCGCGCGCCACCACGCCCAGCAGATCGCGCTCCACGCCCTTCAGCGCCGGGCGATCATGCAGGACCCGGCCTGGCACGGCGGCCGCTACCGCGAGCATGGCACGCATCCCGACGCGGGGCTCGCGCTCGCGAGGATGCTCGCGCATCTGAGCTACCGCTCGCCCGAGGAGCTCGAGCGGCGCTTCGGCGCGCGCATCCGCGAGCGGCTCGACGACCGCATCGCCACGCCGCCGCTCTACGAGGTCGAATCCTATCTCGCCCACCACGGGGACAAGCTCGTGCGGCGCTTCGACGCCAACAGCTATCTCCTCATCACCGAGGCCATGGACCGCTACGATCTCGGCGCCGGCCACGACTCGCTCGCCGGCGCGCTCGCCGGGGCCCGGGCGAAGCGCATCTTCCTCGCCTCTTTCACCAGCGACTGGCTCTATCCGAAGGCCGAGATCGACGAGCTCGAGGCGGCGCTCGCGGCCGCGGGGGCGGCGGTCACCCGGGTTCACGCCGACACGCTCGAAGGCCACGATTCCTTCCTGTTGCCGCGCGCGCAGTGGATGGAGCCGTTCGCGGCCTTCGTCGGCACCCTCTGCCAGACGTGA
- a CDS encoding methyltransferase type 11 codes for MILDAAGLARFYATPLGRRAAAVIRRRLARSLGSASGRRIAVIGFAPPQIADWCARAQVAVQLNPARIGALRGGWRAVLSAEDALPLADEAVDVLLLLHALEAAGDADALLREIWRVLAPEGRLVAIVARRTGLWALSAATPFGHGRPWRAGEIAALMADRCFTVLESARILRFPPFGARVLPALAIERLADALALPLGGLLFVTAAKRLARPVLEGRPGPALRPVHVWQRVPTKAANGSIHCARGNRKESWPSSVSA; via the coding sequence ATGATTCTTGACGCTGCCGGGCTCGCGCGTTTCTACGCCACCCCCCTCGGGCGGCGCGCGGCGGCCGTGATCCGGCGCCGGCTCGCGCGCAGCCTGGGCTCGGCTTCCGGCCGGCGCATCGCCGTCATCGGCTTCGCCCCGCCCCAGATTGCGGACTGGTGTGCGCGCGCGCAGGTTGCCGTGCAGCTCAATCCCGCCCGCATCGGCGCGCTCCGGGGCGGCTGGCGGGCGGTGCTGAGTGCCGAGGACGCCCTGCCGCTCGCCGACGAGGCGGTGGATGTCCTGCTCCTCCTTCACGCGCTCGAGGCGGCAGGCGATGCGGATGCGCTGCTGCGCGAGATCTGGCGCGTGCTTGCGCCCGAGGGCCGGCTGGTCGCGATCGTCGCGCGCCGGACGGGCCTGTGGGCGCTCTCGGCCGCCACCCCCTTCGGCCACGGGCGCCCCTGGCGCGCGGGCGAGATCGCGGCGCTGATGGCGGACCGCTGCTTCACCGTGCTCGAAAGCGCCCGGATCCTGCGGTTTCCGCCCTTCGGTGCGCGCGTGCTGCCCGCGCTCGCCATCGAGCGGCTGGCGGATGCGCTCGCCCTTCCCCTCGGCGGGCTGCTGTTCGTCACCGCCGCCAAGCGGCTGGCCCGGCCCGTGCTGGAAGGCCGCCCCGGGCCCGCGCTGCGACCGGTTCACGTCTGGCAGAGGGTGCCGACGAAGGCCGCGAACGGCTCCATCCACTGCGCGCGCGGCAACAGGAAGGAATCGTGGCCTTCGAGCGTGTCGGCGTGA
- a CDS encoding sodium/hydrogen antiporter translates to MTAEALDIALLVGMGVAAQWAADRLRIAAILPLLVLGYVVGPVLGWLDPDRLFGDLLFVGVSLGVGIILFEGALTLDFRRLEGGGTLVLRLVTLGFAVSAAVLAAASHLLLGFPPLLALLFGAIASVSGPTVIIPLLKAVRPKEKLAEILRWEGILIDPIGAVAAVILFESLIASQTVTGERAWWFTLIQVLGVGTAFGIAVGIGFGALLRRHAIPDYLHNVAALAVVLLTFALANHFAHESGLVAVTVLGITLANMREVPKEGILDFKESLSILLISLLFILLAARMDMRGFAAIGPLALVGMGVAVVLSRPLAVWVAALGAPLAAPEKLVLASIAPRGIIAAAVSALFALRLEELGIPGAGLFAPLVFAVIVGSVLLYSLAARPVARALGQTEPEDHGALVIGANPAAIAIAAHFHELGLPVIVADQDWRAIREARLKGLRTFFGHPVSEQADRQLDLVGIGMLLALSRDASLNLLACLRYKGEFGSRHVFMARPDRAAEGGELSASVELRGRLLFAPGWTIERLNALLEHGGAIIRHELAEGEEADSVLARCGGPDRLLFVVERAGSIRPVAEKLAPKPAAGDWLIIACDPEPAEDASGGKRSGAAGAA, encoded by the coding sequence ATGACCGCCGAGGCTCTCGACATCGCGCTGCTCGTCGGCATGGGGGTCGCGGCCCAGTGGGCGGCGGACCGGCTGAGGATCGCGGCGATCCTGCCGCTTCTCGTGCTCGGCTATGTCGTCGGGCCGGTGCTGGGCTGGCTCGACCCGGACCGTCTGTTCGGCGATCTGCTCTTCGTCGGCGTCTCGCTCGGTGTCGGCATCATCCTGTTCGAGGGCGCGCTCACCCTCGACTTCCGGCGGCTCGAGGGTGGCGGGACCCTGGTGCTGAGGCTCGTGACCCTGGGCTTTGCCGTCTCGGCGGCGGTTCTCGCGGCCGCAAGCCACCTCCTGCTCGGCTTTCCGCCCCTGCTCGCGCTGCTGTTCGGCGCGATCGCGAGCGTCTCCGGGCCGACGGTGATCATCCCGCTGCTGAAGGCGGTGCGGCCGAAGGAGAAGCTCGCCGAGATCCTGCGCTGGGAGGGCATCCTCATCGATCCCATCGGCGCGGTGGCCGCGGTGATCCTGTTCGAGAGCCTGATCGCCTCCCAGACCGTCACCGGCGAGCGTGCCTGGTGGTTCACGCTCATCCAGGTGCTCGGCGTCGGGACGGCCTTCGGGATCGCCGTCGGCATCGGCTTCGGCGCGCTGCTCCGGCGCCATGCGATCCCCGACTATCTCCACAACGTCGCGGCCCTTGCCGTGGTGCTGCTGACCTTCGCGCTCGCCAACCACTTCGCCCACGAATCGGGGCTGGTGGCGGTCACCGTGCTCGGGATCACCCTCGCCAACATGCGCGAGGTGCCGAAGGAGGGCATCCTCGACTTCAAGGAGAGCCTCTCGATCCTGCTGATCTCGCTGCTCTTCATCCTCCTTGCCGCGCGCATGGACATGCGGGGATTCGCGGCCATCGGCCCGCTCGCGCTCGTCGGCATGGGGGTCGCCGTCGTGCTCTCGCGCCCGCTCGCCGTGTGGGTGGCGGCCCTCGGGGCCCCGCTTGCTGCCCCGGAGAAGCTGGTGCTGGCGAGCATCGCGCCGCGCGGCATCATCGCCGCGGCCGTGAGCGCGCTTTTCGCGCTGAGGCTGGAGGAGCTGGGGATCCCGGGGGCCGGACTGTTCGCACCGCTCGTGTTCGCGGTCATCGTCGGCAGCGTCCTGCTCTATTCGCTCGCGGCCCGGCCCGTCGCAAGAGCGCTCGGCCAGACCGAGCCGGAGGATCACGGCGCGCTCGTCATCGGCGCCAATCCGGCCGCGATCGCGATCGCCGCCCATTTCCACGAGCTCGGGCTGCCCGTGATCGTCGCCGACCAGGACTGGCGGGCGATCCGCGAGGCGCGGCTCAAGGGCCTGCGGACCTTTTTCGGCCACCCCGTCTCCGAGCAGGCGGACCGCCAGCTCGATCTCGTCGGCATCGGCATGCTGCTCGCGCTCTCGCGCGATGCGAGCCTCAATCTGCTGGCCTGCCTGCGCTACAAGGGCGAGTTCGGCAGCCGCCACGTGTTCATGGCGCGCCCGGACCGGGCGGCGGAAGGCGGCGAGCTGTCCGCCAGCGTCGAGCTGCGCGGGCGCCTGCTGTTCGCGCCCGGCTGGACGATCGAGCGGCTGAACGCGCTTCTCGAGCATGGCGGCGCCATCATCCGCCACGAGCTCGCCGAGGGCGAAGAAGCGGACAGCGTGCTTGCGCGCTGCGGCGGGCCCGACCGGCTGCTCTTCGTCGTCGAGCGCGCCGGCAGCATCCGCCCCGTCGCCGAAAAGCTCGCGCCGAAGCCCGCTGCCGGCGACTGGCTGATCATCGCCTGCGACCCGGAGCCCGCCGAAGACGCAAGCGGCGGGAAGCGGTCGGGCGCGGCCGGCGCTGCCTAG
- a CDS encoding LysR family transcriptional regulator, which yields MIHPPTIKQLRYLVALAEHLHFGRAARACHVSQSTLSAGIQELEALLDADLVDRNRRRVSLTPLGEKVVAQARRVLEEVERLCAIAESQREPLSGPLRLGIIPTIAPFLLPPLMPALRQTFPKLQLYLKEALSAELCRALLAGELDVVLYALPYRCGGVEEEELFRDRFLAAFPPGTDPLPARIRTEDLDGHTLLLLEEGHCLRDHALAACSLPGVDPARSILGTSLLTLVQMVDNGLGVTLLPEMAVDGGILAGTGVRVVPLADPQAARVIGLIWRKGSPRREEFRRLAAFIRDWHAARARPAAAGRPAEPVPA from the coding sequence ATGATACATCCGCCGACCATCAAGCAGCTGCGCTATCTCGTGGCGTTGGCCGAGCATCTGCATTTCGGCCGCGCCGCGCGCGCCTGCCACGTGAGCCAGTCGACGCTGTCCGCCGGCATCCAGGAGCTGGAGGCGCTGCTCGATGCCGATCTCGTGGACCGCAACCGCCGGCGCGTTTCGCTGACCCCGCTGGGCGAGAAGGTCGTCGCCCAGGCCCGGCGCGTGCTGGAGGAGGTGGAGCGCCTGTGCGCCATCGCCGAAAGCCAGCGCGAGCCGCTCTCGGGCCCCTTGCGGCTCGGGATCATTCCGACCATCGCGCCCTTCCTGCTGCCGCCGCTGATGCCCGCGCTGCGCCAGACCTTTCCGAAGCTGCAGCTCTATCTGAAGGAGGCGCTGTCCGCCGAGCTGTGCCGGGCGCTGCTCGCCGGCGAGCTCGATGTCGTGCTCTATGCGCTGCCCTACCGCTGCGGCGGGGTGGAGGAGGAGGAGCTGTTCCGCGACCGCTTTCTCGCCGCCTTTCCGCCGGGCACGGATCCGCTGCCCGCACGCATCCGCACCGAGGATCTCGACGGTCACACCCTGCTGCTGCTCGAGGAGGGGCACTGTCTCAGAGACCACGCGCTGGCCGCCTGTTCGCTGCCCGGGGTGGATCCGGCGCGCTCCATCCTCGGCACCAGCCTGCTGACGCTGGTCCAGATGGTGGACAACGGCCTCGGCGTGACGCTGCTGCCGGAGATGGCGGTGGACGGCGGGATCCTCGCCGGCACCGGCGTGCGGGTCGTGCCGCTGGCCGACCCGCAGGCGGCGCGCGTGATCGGGCTCATCTGGCGCAAGGGCTCGCCGCGGCGCGAGGAGTTCCGCCGGCTCGCCGCCTTCATCCGCGACTGGCATGCCGCGCGCGCCCGCCCGGCGGCGGCCGGCCGGCCGGCCGAGCCCGTGCCGGCGTGA
- a CDS encoding alkyl hydroperoxide reductase: MLTIGDRLPAFRLRAAGPEAEPGMPLPELTDESFPGQWKLLFFWPKDFTFVCPTEILGFDAAFEEFAARNCAIIGASTDTDAVHVAWRLSRADLGRVRFPWLADHNKRLASALGILDPAEGVARRATFLVDPDNIIRFVYVTDDGVGRSPEEVLRVLDALQTGALCPCGWKPGDETIDPKRAA, encoded by the coding sequence ATGCTGACCATCGGTGACCGTCTGCCCGCCTTCCGCCTCAGGGCCGCGGGCCCCGAGGCCGAGCCGGGCATGCCGCTGCCGGAGCTCACCGACGAGAGCTTTCCGGGGCAGTGGAAGCTGCTGTTCTTCTGGCCGAAGGATTTCACCTTCGTCTGCCCGACGGAGATCCTGGGCTTCGATGCGGCCTTCGAGGAATTCGCCGCGCGCAACTGCGCCATCATCGGGGCGAGCACGGACACGGACGCGGTCCACGTCGCCTGGCGGCTGTCGCGCGCCGATCTCGGCCGGGTGCGCTTTCCGTGGCTTGCCGACCACAACAAGCGGCTCGCCTCGGCCCTCGGCATTCTTGACCCGGCGGAGGGCGTGGCGCGCCGGGCGACCTTCCTCGTCGACCCCGACAACATCATCCGCTTCGTCTATGTGACGGATGACGGCGTCGGCCGGTCGCCGGAGGAGGTGCTGCGGGTGCTGGACGCGCTCCAGACGGGCGCGCTGTGCCCGTGCGGCTGGAAGCCCGGAGACGAGACCATCGACCCGAAGAGGGCGGCCTGA
- a CDS encoding methionine gamma-lyase, translating to MREKTGEPVRRSRGSAKEETAMSEEKKYRRRRIDGHELKPETLMMSYGYDPQLSEGALKPPVFLTSTFVFKSARHGKDFFDLVAGRREPRPGEEPGLIYSRFNNPDIEILEDRLALWEKGEKAVVFAAGMAAISATLFAYVRPGDVVVHSQPLYGGTEQMLLTFLPQFGIRTVGFHAGEGRAAIDAAIEKARAMGPVRMLFAETPANPTNGLVDLAHLVSCARALEDQPGGRPLVAVDNTFLGPVWQNPLELGCDLVLYSMTKYIGGHSDLVGGAVVGAKVHVQPILQLRGMLGMQLDPHSCWMALRSLETLKIRMERATENARVVAEFLRGHPKVAEVHYLGFLPEGSEERAIYERQCKGAGSTFSFAIRGGEAEAFRFLDALQVAKLAVSLGGTETLISHPASTTHSGVPKEIREAAGVTDSLIRISVGIEAAEDLIADLAQALERI from the coding sequence ATGCGGGAGAAGACGGGCGAGCCGGTCCGCCGTTCCCGGGGATCCGCAAAGGAGGAGACGGCCATGAGCGAAGAGAAGAAATACCGCCGGCGCCGCATCGACGGCCATGAGCTCAAACCCGAAACCCTGATGATGAGCTACGGCTACGACCCGCAGCTGTCGGAAGGCGCGCTCAAACCCCCCGTCTTTCTGACCTCCACCTTCGTCTTCAAGAGCGCCCGGCACGGCAAGGACTTCTTCGATCTCGTGGCCGGCCGGCGCGAGCCGCGCCCGGGCGAGGAGCCGGGGCTCATCTACTCGCGCTTCAACAATCCGGACATCGAGATTCTCGAGGACCGCCTCGCGCTGTGGGAGAAGGGCGAAAAGGCGGTGGTGTTCGCCGCCGGCATGGCCGCGATCTCCGCGACCCTGTTCGCCTACGTGCGGCCCGGCGACGTCGTCGTCCACTCCCAGCCGCTCTACGGCGGCACCGAGCAGATGCTGCTCACCTTCCTGCCGCAGTTCGGGATCCGGACCGTCGGCTTTCATGCCGGCGAGGGCCGCGCGGCGATCGATGCGGCGATCGAGAAGGCGCGGGCCATGGGCCCCGTGCGGATGCTGTTCGCCGAGACCCCGGCCAATCCGACGAACGGCCTCGTCGATCTCGCCCATCTCGTCTCCTGCGCCCGCGCGCTCGAAGACCAGCCGGGCGGGCGGCCGCTCGTGGCGGTCGACAACACCTTCCTCGGCCCCGTGTGGCAGAACCCGCTCGAGCTCGGCTGCGACCTCGTGCTCTATTCCATGACCAAATACATCGGCGGGCATTCGGATCTGGTCGGCGGCGCCGTCGTCGGCGCGAAGGTTCATGTCCAGCCGATCCTGCAGCTGCGCGGCATGCTCGGCATGCAGCTCGATCCGCACTCCTGCTGGATGGCGCTGCGCTCGCTCGAGACCTTGAAGATCCGCATGGAGCGGGCGACCGAGAACGCCCGCGTCGTCGCGGAATTTCTGCGCGGGCACCCGAAGGTGGCCGAGGTCCACTATCTCGGCTTCCTGCCCGAGGGCAGCGAAGAGCGCGCCATCTACGAGCGCCAGTGCAAGGGGGCCGGGTCCACCTTCTCCTTTGCCATCAGGGGCGGCGAGGCGGAGGCCTTCCGCTTCCTCGACGCGCTCCAGGTGGCCAAGCTCGCGGTCTCGCTCGGCGGCACCGAGACGCTGATCTCGCATCCGGCGAGCACGACGCATTCCGGCGTGCCGAAGGAGATCCGCGAGGCGGCCGGCGTCACCGATTCGCTCATCCGCATCTCGGTCGGCATCGAGGCGGCCGAGGATCTGATCGCCGACCTCGCCCAGGCGCTGGAGCGGATCTGA
- a CDS encoding 5-oxoprolinase, which translates to MPARIIETNPEPFAEVDIDPVTLDIIENALKNARAEMDATLFRTAMSPGIREQGDAFPLIADREGRMIVGQFGSFIGGFLKAYEGTIEEGDVIWLNDPYSCEAAISHLNDWLVLVPIFRNGRLIGWAAMFGHQTDVGGKVPGSLPTDADSIFQEGIRIPPVKLYRRGELQEDILTLVMHNVRVPQWCRADLNALIASCRVAARRVHELCERFGDDVYVAATEELLARNRRAMRELIRNTIAEEKLSFTDYVCDDGRGYGPYKIHCTMWREGDRAILDFTGTDPQSISSINFYLNENMFKMFFGIYMIMVFDPQILFNDGFYDLVEVRIPEGSLLKPRFPAALSCRTHALGRIFDVLGGLLGQRQPEFLNAAGFSSSPHLMYSGHDENGQWFQLFQIGFGGIPGRPFGDGPDGHSLWPGFTNVPNEFLEKYFPLRIERYETVPDSGGAGRHRGGNGIHMTYRFLRPGTISIHDDRWFTYPWGVNGGEPGMRARKILERADGSREVLPNKVDNVRVEAGDQLHYITWGGGGWGDPLERDPELVALEVRRGLVTREGARRYGVVLDEQSRVDRAATEALRAEMRAGRNELPIFNFGPDIETLRARCLEETGLPAPRPPRWNHLTPAA; encoded by the coding sequence ATGCCCGCCCGCATCATCGAGACCAATCCCGAACCCTTCGCCGAGGTCGACATCGATCCGGTCACCTTGGACATCATCGAGAACGCGCTGAAGAACGCCCGCGCCGAGATGGACGCGACCCTCTTCCGCACCGCCATGAGCCCGGGGATCCGCGAACAGGGCGACGCCTTCCCGCTGATCGCCGACCGCGAAGGGCGCATGATCGTCGGCCAGTTCGGCAGCTTCATCGGCGGCTTTCTCAAGGCCTACGAGGGAACGATCGAGGAGGGCGACGTCATCTGGCTGAACGACCCCTATTCCTGCGAGGCCGCGATCAGCCACCTCAACGACTGGCTTGTGCTCGTGCCGATCTTCCGCAACGGCCGGCTCATCGGCTGGGCCGCGATGTTCGGCCACCAGACGGATGTGGGCGGCAAGGTGCCCGGGTCGCTGCCGACCGATGCCGATTCCATCTTCCAGGAGGGCATCCGCATCCCGCCGGTCAAGCTCTACCGGCGCGGCGAGCTGCAGGAGGACATCCTCACCCTCGTCATGCACAATGTCCGCGTGCCCCAGTGGTGCCGGGCGGACCTGAATGCGCTCATCGCCTCCTGCCGGGTGGCGGCGCGGCGCGTGCACGAGCTGTGCGAGCGCTTCGGCGACGACGTCTATGTGGCCGCGACCGAGGAGCTGCTCGCCCGCAACCGCCGCGCCATGCGCGAGCTGATCCGCAACACCATCGCCGAGGAGAAGCTCAGCTTCACCGACTACGTGTGCGACGACGGGCGCGGCTATGGCCCGTACAAGATCCACTGCACCATGTGGCGCGAGGGAGACAGGGCGATCCTCGATTTCACGGGCACGGATCCGCAGTCGATCTCCTCGATCAATTTCTACCTCAACGAGAACATGTTCAAGATGTTCTTCGGCATCTACATGATCATGGTGTTCGACCCGCAGATCCTGTTCAACGACGGCTTCTACGATCTCGTCGAGGTCCGCATCCCCGAGGGCAGCCTCTTGAAGCCGCGGTTTCCGGCGGCGCTCTCATGCCGCACCCATGCGCTGGGGCGGATCTTCGACGTGCTGGGAGGCCTGCTCGGCCAGCGCCAGCCGGAGTTCCTCAATGCCGCCGGCTTCTCCTCCTCGCCGCATCTCATGTATTCGGGCCATGACGAGAACGGCCAGTGGTTCCAGCTCTTCCAGATCGGCTTCGGCGGCATCCCGGGCCGGCCCTTCGGCGACGGGCCGGACGGGCATTCGCTCTGGCCGGGCTTCACGAACGTGCCGAACGAGTTTCTGGAGAAGTATTTTCCGCTCAGGATCGAGCGCTACGAGACGGTCCCCGACTCGGGCGGGGCGGGCCGGCATCGCGGCGGCAACGGCATCCACATGACCTACCGCTTCCTGCGTCCGGGCACGATCTCGATCCATGACGACCGCTGGTTCACCTACCCCTGGGGCGTGAACGGCGGCGAGCCCGGCATGCGCGCGCGCAAGATCCTGGAGCGCGCCGACGGCAGCCGCGAGGTGCTGCCCAACAAGGTGGACAATGTCCGCGTCGAGGCGGGCGACCAGCTGCACTACATCACCTGGGGCGGCGGCGGATGGGGCGATCCGCTGGAGCGCGATCCCGAGCTGGTCGCGCTCGAGGTGCGCCGCGGGCTCGTCACCCGCGAAGGCGCGCGGCGCTACGGCGTCGTGCTGGACGAGCAGAGCCGCGTCGACCGCGCCGCGACCGAGGCGCTGCGCGCGGAGATGCGGGCCGGGCGCAACGAGCTGCCGATCTTCAATTTCGGTCCGGACATCGAGACGCTGCGCGCCCGCTGCCTCGAGGAAACCGGTCTGCCGGCGCCCAGACCGCCGCGCTGGAACCATCTGACGCCCGCCGCGTGA